In the Drosophila willistoni isolate 14030-0811.24 chromosome 3R, UCI_dwil_1.1, whole genome shotgun sequence genome, GCTCACACGATTCGCCTCAACGCGCTGCTGTGGTGGGTTAGCTTCAAAATGTGAATTAAAGTGGTTGGAGGAgtcaaatgtgtgtgtgtgtgtgtgtgagtgcgagTGTGTTTGGGGGTGGTGGGTGGCAAAGTTTAGCTCTTAAAATAGCCAAGGGGCACAGAAAGTTTTCAATGAAATGTTTTGCTATTCTCAGCATATATGGATGGGAGTTAAATGGGTGGGGTAAAGTTTAACTTACGTTTGCTTTAAGATGCCAAAACTCTTTTTATTCGTCATTAATTTACATATGAATACGACTTGGCAAGAGCAGACGAAAGGTAGATTGTTGTCTCATAAACAACGCCAACCCCGACTCAATACATCCCGAAAGCCAACCCCGCCAAAAACTGGGGTTCTTAGCCGTCTAAGCCTAATTTCACTCTTTGATTGCGCAGTTTGTAGTCAAAGTTTTTTGGCCCACCCTTCCAGCCATGGCAAACGAACGACGTccaaaattatttcaattaagTTTTCTTACAAACAGCTTGAACTTCCTGTTACCCCACCCCATTGCCGCCGATGCCCACTTGTCTCTTGGCCATGGTCTTCTGCCTGCGGCTGGGACTTACTTTCATTTATTACTTGGTAAATTTATTGTCAGGTTCGATGGCTGGCAAAGTTTTTATTGCACGCGGACTGGTGTGTTTggctcttttgttttttgactGTTTGTTGGCTTTTGATTATTCAAATTAAGCTTAATTGTTAAGGTGGCCATAACGGTCGTAAGACATTTTGGAGTTTAAGTGGAAGTTTTTCCGTTAAAGAGTTCAGGGAGTTAGAAGCTAAGCTGAATTCTAAGCTAGATGCATGATATGAGGTAGCTAAAAGATAATGctaatttatttgtattacAATATTATAGACTTGCGGCGAATCATCATTTCTGTGGCCTTGATTGATTTAAATTTGCGCCATGTATGCCAAGTGAGACCAAAGTCTTCTACATAGGGACCATTCAGGTTGCTGAAAGTGAAGAAAAGATTGAAAATCAGTCCCCTATGTCTTGTGAACATTTGGATTAAAAAAGTGTCACCTTTTGCCACAATTCGAGTACCACCAACCACCTCCCATTTCTCGAGCACAGTTATAGCCCAGCCAATTGTCATTATCACGATCCCATGTGGTAAACATGTGACCCACACTTTCCGACATAGAATCACCAGCTTCGCCTGAATAGGCACCCAAAGATTTCAGCACATAGCCCGTCTCCTCGCCACCAATGGCAAAGTTATCATATCGGATATATGCCGTCGCATTGTCATGATCCTCCAGATGTATATATAGTTCATGTGGCTCAGATGTTGTTATTTTGTGTATGGCTTCCAAGCCAAGAAAAAATTCATCAGATAGATAACCAAAACCATCTTTATATAAAGACCAAGTGACATTGAAATCAACTTGATCATTGAAACGTTTCTGGATGAGAGTCCAGCCTTCAGGAAGGCAAACCAGCTGAGTCGTTTTCCAGTTGGGTACTCTTATGGTTTGAAGTGCATATGAATTGGAATAGACAGAACACGAGGTAGGTACTTGTTTTAATTCAGATTGAAGCGATTCTATTATAGCATTCAATGCATCAATTTCCTCTCGCTTAGTTGGAGTTCCTTCACATTGTAAGAGTAGAAAACCAATCAAAATTGGAAATAATCTGTTTGCCATGTTGGCAAATGCTCTTCTCGGCGACTTTTACACAACTAACGAGAAAGAACTGTTATTTCAAACCTCGAAATTTTAATCTCCATACTCTTAAGAATAAAAGTTCTTTGATTCGTTTAGCCAGTTTGATtagcaaaaagaaaacgtaTCTTTAGGTTATTAGTTTTACTTAGTGAATTTGAATTCTATTGTTTTTGAACTGCACTTATTAAAATAATCATTCGATTGCgaaaaagatatatgtatatgttaaaTGTGTGATAGCGTatttaaatatcaatatatttaatattattaaaatgt is a window encoding:
- the LOC26528770 gene encoding fibrinogen-like protein 1, encoding MSESVGHMFTTWDRDNDNWLGYNCAREMGGGWWYSNCGKSNLNGPYVEDFGLTWHTWRKFKSIKATEMMIRRKSIIL